A segment of the Bacillus pseudomycoides genome:
TCTTCGGAGCAAACTCCACACACCCATTTGAAAACCCAGGACAAATCAGTAACATTTTACAAATGATGCTTATGATGTTATTGCCGACAGCTTTACCATTTACGTATGGAAGAATGGTGGGGAATAAAAAACAAGGACGTATCCTTTTTGTTTCCTTATTTATGGTGTTTTTAATTGGGTTTGGAACCATTGTTTCATCAGAATTACACGGAAACCCAGCATTAAATCAAATGGGTATGGAACATGTACAAGGAAGTACAGAAGGAAAAGAAGTACGATTTGGAACGGTCTTTTCTTCGCTATATGCGACAGTAACGACAGCAGCCGAAACGGGTGCAGTTAATACGATGCACGACACGTTAACACCAATTGGTGGATTGGTACCACTTGTAAACATGATGCTAAATACGGTGTTTGGAGGCGTTGGGGCAGGTTTCGTTAATATTATTATGTACGCAATTATTGCAGTTTTTATATCTGGATTAATGGTTGGACGGACACCAGAATTTCTAGGTAAGAAAATTGAAGGGAAAGAAATGAAGTTAATTGCGGTAACAATATTATTTCATCCATTGCTTATTTTAGGGTTTTCAGCACTAGCTCTTTCCACTCATTTAGGAACAGATGCGATTTCTCATTCGGGTTTTCATGGTCTAACCCAAGTTGTATATGAATATACATCTTCGGCTGCTAATAATGGATCTGGATTTGAAGGTTTAGCAGATAATACACCGTTTTGGAATATTACGACTGGTTTAGTTATGTTTTTAGGACGTTATTTCAGCTTAATTACAATGCTAGCTGTTGCAGCTTCATTGAAAGAGAAAACGATAGTACCAGAAACAGTCGGAACATTCCGAACAGATAATAGTTTATTTGGTGGAATTTTCATTGGGACAATTGTAATTGTCGGTGCATTAACATTCTTCCCAATGTTAGTATTAGGCCCAATTGCAGAATTTCTTACATTGAAGTAATGGAGGGTAAATGATGAGACCTGTAGTGGTAAAAGAAAAACAAGCGAATCAATCACGGGTACATGTTGTAGAAGATGAGGTTAGACAAGCGAAAACGATGGATCGTGATATTGTTACACATGCAATGAAACAATCAGTTGCGAAGCTGAATCCGAAAGTAATGGTGAAAAATCCAATTATGTTCATAGTGGAAATTGGATTTATTATTACTTTGATTTTATCGTTCCTTCCCAATGAATCTAATAGTATACCAGGTTGGTTTAATATAACAGTTTCTTTCATTCTATTATTTACAGTTTTATTTGCTAACTTTGCAGAAGCATTAGCAGAAGGGCGTGGGAAAGCACAGGCCGATTCTTTGAAACAATCGAAGAAAGATGTATTTGCAAACGTCGTAAAAGAAAATGGGAAAATCGTTCAAGTATCAGCGACTGAACTGAGAAAAGGTGACGTTGTAATTGTAAAACAAGGGGAAATGATCCCAAGTGATGGCGAGGTTATTAAAGGTTTAGCGTCAGTTGATGAATCTGCAATAACAGGAGAATCAGCTCCTGTTATTAAAGAAGCAGGTGGAGACTTTTGTTCCGTAACAGGCGGTACAATGGTTGTCAGTGATGAGATTACAATTTCGATTACAAGCAATCCAGGTGAATCGTTCATAGATAAAATGATTTCTTTAGTAGAAGGAGCTGCTCGTCAAAAAACACCGAATGAGATAGCTTTAAATACAGTATTAACAAGTTTAACTCTTATTTTCTTAATTGTTGTTGTAACACTACCGATTTTTACAAATTATTTAGGGTTTAAAATCGACACAGCTGTACTTGTAGCACTGCTTGTTTGTTTGATTCCAACGACAATTGGTGGTTTATTATCAGCTATCGGGATTGCCGGCATGGACCGAGTGACGAAATTTAATGTGTTAGCAATGTCAGGAAAGGCTGTAGAAGCTGCTGGTGATATTAATACAATTATTTTAGATAAAACAGGTACGATTACGTTCGGGAATCGGATGGCGCATACATTACTTCCGGTAGGAAATGAAACGATTGAACAATTAGGGAAATGGGCTGCGCTAGGATCGGTTTTAGATGAAACACCAGAAGGTCGCTCTGTAATTGAATATGTAAAATCAAAAGTTCTATCATATAACAGTGAACTTGCTAAGCAAGGTGAATTTGTTCCATTTAAAGCAGAAACAAGAATGAGTGGTGTGGACTTACCTGATGGGACAAAAGTAAGAAAAGGAGCGGTTAATGCAGTAATTGAGTGGGTACAAGCACAAGGTGGTACGATTCCAAAAGATTTAAATCAAAAAGCTGATTTCATTTCAAAAGAAGGGGGAACGCCACTTGTAGTTGCAGTGGATAGTCGCATTTATGGATTAATCTATTTGAAAGATACTGTAAAACCTGGTATGCGCGAACGTTTTGAACAGCTTCGCCAAATGGGAATCAAAACAGTGATGTGTACAGGTGATAACCCATTAACAGCAGCAACAATTGCGAAAGAAGCTGGCGTAGATGAGTTTGTTGCAGAATGTAAGCCGGAAGATAAAATTGCAGTGATTAAAGCAGAACAAGATAAAGGAAAGCTTGTGGCAATGACAGGTGACGGTACGAACGATGCACCAGCATTAGCTCAAGCAGATGTAGGATTAGCGATGAATAGCGGAACAACAGCTGCGAAAGAAGCAGCAAATATGATTGATTTAGATTCCAATCCAACGAAAATCATTGAGGTTGTAGGGATTGGTAAGCAACTATTGATGACGCGTGGTGCGTTAACAACATTTAGTATCGCGAACGATATTGCAAAATACTTTGCGATTATCCCAGCGATGTTTACATTAGCCATTCCGCAAATGGAAGCACTGAACATAATGAAATTAACTTCGCCACTTTCAGCAATTTTATCAGCATTAATATTTAATGCGGTTATTATCCCTTTACTCATTCCATTAGCAATGAAGGGGATTGCGTATAAACCAATGAGTTCTAATGCTTTGCTTAGTCGTAACCTATTAATTTACGGACTCGGAGGGGTCATTGTTCCTTTTATTGGGATTAAGGTGATTGATCTAATTGTAGGATTGTTTATATAAGGAAGAGGGGAAAAGAAAATGGCTAAAAAACAAAGTATACTTTCGCCGGTCATTCGTGTTACTTTTACATTTCTTGTTCTGTGCGGGCTTGTATATCCATTGCTTGTAACTGGAATTGCACAAGCAATGATGAAGGATAATGCAGATGGAAGCCTTATATATAATGAGAAAAATGAAGTGGTTGGCTCAAAACTAATTGGTCAAAATTTTAAAGATCCACGTTATTTTCATGGCCGTGTCTCAAGTATAGAATATAAAGCAGAAGCATCAGGATCAAATAACTATGCACCATCTAATCCT
Coding sequences within it:
- the kdpB gene encoding potassium-transporting ATPase subunit KdpB encodes the protein MRPVVVKEKQANQSRVHVVEDEVRQAKTMDRDIVTHAMKQSVAKLNPKVMVKNPIMFIVEIGFIITLILSFLPNESNSIPGWFNITVSFILLFTVLFANFAEALAEGRGKAQADSLKQSKKDVFANVVKENGKIVQVSATELRKGDVVIVKQGEMIPSDGEVIKGLASVDESAITGESAPVIKEAGGDFCSVTGGTMVVSDEITISITSNPGESFIDKMISLVEGAARQKTPNEIALNTVLTSLTLIFLIVVVTLPIFTNYLGFKIDTAVLVALLVCLIPTTIGGLLSAIGIAGMDRVTKFNVLAMSGKAVEAAGDINTIILDKTGTITFGNRMAHTLLPVGNETIEQLGKWAALGSVLDETPEGRSVIEYVKSKVLSYNSELAKQGEFVPFKAETRMSGVDLPDGTKVRKGAVNAVIEWVQAQGGTIPKDLNQKADFISKEGGTPLVVAVDSRIYGLIYLKDTVKPGMRERFEQLRQMGIKTVMCTGDNPLTAATIAKEAGVDEFVAECKPEDKIAVIKAEQDKGKLVAMTGDGTNDAPALAQADVGLAMNSGTTAAKEAANMIDLDSNPTKIIEVVGIGKQLLMTRGALTTFSIANDIAKYFAIIPAMFTLAIPQMEALNIMKLTSPLSAILSALIFNAVIIPLLIPLAMKGIAYKPMSSNALLSRNLLIYGLGGVIVPFIGIKVIDLIVGLFI
- the kdpA gene encoding potassium-transporting ATPase subunit KdpA, with translation MIWIAVVITMLLFILVAKPTGIYLEKAFQGSRKLDRVFGPFEKLIFKITGVKPYNQTWKQYAISLVALNGFMIVVVYFVFRLQGVLPLNPAHIEGMEPTLAFNTAISFMADTNLQHYSGENGLSYLSQLIGITFLMFAAPATTLALVMAFIRGLAGKELGNFFVDFTRALTRVFLPIAFVAALIFVALGVPQTLDGAVTAHTIEGVKQSILRGPVASFVSIKELGNNGGGFFGANSTHPFENPGQISNILQMMLMMLLPTALPFTYGRMVGNKKQGRILFVSLFMVFLIGFGTIVSSELHGNPALNQMGMEHVQGSTEGKEVRFGTVFSSLYATVTTAAETGAVNTMHDTLTPIGGLVPLVNMMLNTVFGGVGAGFVNIIMYAIIAVFISGLMVGRTPEFLGKKIEGKEMKLIAVTILFHPLLILGFSALALSTHLGTDAISHSGFHGLTQVVYEYTSSAANNGSGFEGLADNTPFWNITTGLVMFLGRYFSLITMLAVAASLKEKTIVPETVGTFRTDNSLFGGIFIGTIVIVGALTFFPMLVLGPIAEFLTLK